DNA from Mesorhizobium sp. B2-1-1:
GGTGCGAAATACGGCAGGATTTCCGGCATTTTCGCGCCGACCGCATAGCCGAGCTCAAGACGACGGATCTGCGCTATCCGCGCCGCCGTCAGGCGCTGCTGAAGGAATGGCGGGCGACGCTCGACACCCCACGGCAGGAGCGGTTGTAAGCTGTCTACGGCGCCTCTCGTTACGCATACTGCCAGAATCTGACAGTGGCGCGCTTTATGTCTGTCCTGGTCGAAACCCCTGGAGAACAGACATGGTCACCCCCAATTTCGTCATCCTCTACGTCGACCAGCCGCAGCGTAGCGGCGCCTTCTACAGCGCTCTGCTCGGCCGCGAGCCGGTCGAAAGCGCGCCGACATTCGTGCTGTTCGTGCTCGACAACGGTTTCAAACTCGGTCTCTGGTCGAGGCATACGGTGGAACCGGCGGCGGCAGCGACCGGTGGCGGCGCCGAGATCGTCTTTGCCCTGGATACGCCCGAG
Protein-coding regions in this window:
- a CDS encoding VOC family protein; the protein is MVTPNFVILYVDQPQRSGAFYSALLGREPVESAPTFVLFVLDNGFKLGLWSRHTVEPAAAATGGGAEIVFALDTPEAVDAAHADWSGRGLKILQAPTDMDFGRTFVALDPDNHRLRVYWLSDGQQADGEQE